From a region of the Zingiber officinale cultivar Zhangliang chromosome 10B, Zo_v1.1, whole genome shotgun sequence genome:
- the LOC122029367 gene encoding pentatricopeptide repeat-containing protein At2g16880-like, whose amino-acid sequence MIPTSPEDPASENLVKNVASVLLASQTPSAPPLEESLAPFLPRVSPPLAASVLSTAASSPSFSSPAPLIAFYQLIQRRFTFPPDNSNAEKLLPSLVALLPSLVRFNKYSDVKSLFLSFIRLDRRRLLHLQLLSGHQKLPKYVLDIAVSSYAQLRQPHLAYQIFQIMRRLHLRPSLITSNALLSAFVHSPTASPSVPFSLFHEMISLGVSPSINTFNILIYGFCARAQFTDAHALLSRMVGFGVHPDTITYNTILDGYCKRGMLKDARDLLAEMKTKDIPQNRSTYNTIIAAYCRQGWLKEARKVIETMKGSNFPPDIWTYNMLVAGLCCDGRIDEAFRLKDEMERLHSPPDVVTYNTLINGCFQCSRSFDAFLVFGEMKQKGVKPSLVTHNIIFKGLCREGKMGEAVESLRKMEEEGVIPDPITYNTLISGYCKAGEVGKAFELMNEMVERGLKMDTFTLNTVLYNLCKLKRFDEACNMLRSPPKQGFVPDEVSYGTIIDAYFKDGNPDEAMKLWDEMNEKKILPQVTTYNSVISGLCRSGRTEEAIKKLDELTEKGLVPDETTYNTIIHGFCKEDDLEQAFQFHNKMVEKSFKPNVVTCSILMNGLCNDAKVDKALNLFKAWVSKGEVVDVITYNTLIKGLCKEGKVDAALELFGDMEDKGLKPDAYSYSLIQSALSEAGRSEEVQNMQSKMVEMGKLTEQLTLPWSSEIPTLSETNTEQKELSDASKVNSEDISSSTYSERINELCNSGEFKEAKLVLEEMTKKGVPVDNSVYVTLMDGFIKQQKRITKCPG is encoded by the coding sequence ATGATCCCTACTTCGCCGGAGGATCCTGCCTCCGAAAACCTAGTCAAGAACGTCGCTTCCGTCCTCCTCGCCTCCCAGACACCCTCCGCTCCTCCGCTCGAAGAGTCCCTCGCCCCTTTCCTACCCCGCGTCTCCCCTCCGCTCGCGGCCTCCGTCCTTTCTACTGCGGCATCCTCCCCGTCCTTTTCCTCCCCTGCTCCCCTTATCGCCTTCTATCAACTCATCCAAAGACGTTTTACCTTTCCCCCCGACAATTCCAACGCCGAGAAGCTTCTACCTTCCCTCGTTGCCCTCCTCCCGTCCCTCGTTCGGTTCAACAAGTACAGCGACGTCAAGTCGCTCTTTCTCTCCTTCATCCGCCTCGACCGCCGCCGTCTCCTCCACCTCCAACTCCTTAGTGGCCACCAGAAGCTGCCAAAGTACGTACTTGACATCGCCGTCTCCTCCTATGCGCAACTCCGCCAGCCTCACCTCGCCTACCAGATTTTCCAGATCATGCGCCGCCTTCACCTCCGTCCCTCCCTAATAACCTCCAATGCTCTCCTCTCCGCCTTCGTACACTCCCCCACCGCCTCACCCTCCGTCCCGTTTTCTCTGTTCCATGAGATGATTTCACTCGGCGTCTCCCCCAGTATCAACACCTTCAACATCCTCATTTACGGTTTCTGCGCCCGTGCCCAATTTACTGATGCACACGCCCTTCTGTCCAGAATGGTCGGGTTTGGCGTGCACCCGGACACCATCACCTATAACACCATCCTCGACGGCTATTGCAAGAGGGGCATGTTGAAGGACGCACGAGACCTGCTCGCTGAAATGAAAACAAAGGATATCCCCCAAAATCGGTCCACCTATAATACCATAATTGCTGCCTACTGTCGCCAGGGGTGGCTAAAAGAGGCTAGGAAAGTCATTGAGACAATGAAGGGGTCAAATTTCCCCCCAGACATTTGGACCTATAACATGCTTGTTGCTGGATTGTGCTGTGATGGCCGCATTGACGAAGCCTTCCGTTTGAAGGATGAGATGGAGAGACTTCACTCACCCCCTGACGTTGTCACCTATAATACACTTATCAATGGGTGCTTCCAATGTAGCAGGAGCTTCGATGCGTTCCTTGTTTTTGGAGAGATGAAGCAAAAGGGCGTGAAGCCAAGCTTGGTCACCCATAACATTATCTTCAAAGGATTGTGCCGGGAGGGAAAGATGGGGGAGGCTGTTGAGTCACTGAGAAAGATGGAGGAGGAGGGAGTGATACCAGATCCCATTACCTACAATACTTTGATTAGTGGTTACTGCAAAGCAGGCGAGGTGGGAAAAGCTTTTGAGTTGATGAATGAAATGGTTGAAAGAGGTCTTAAGATGGACACTTTCACTCTGAATACTGTCCTTTACAATCTCTGTAAATTGAAGCGGTTTGATGAGGCATGTAATATGCTTCGTAGCCCACCAAAGCAGGGTTTTGTGCCTGATGAAGTTAGCTATGGTACCATTATCGATGCCTATTTTAAGGAcgggaatcctgatgaagcaatGAAACTATGGGATGAGATGAATGAGAAAAAGATTTTGCCCCAAGTCACTACATATAATTCTGTTATCAGTGGATTGTGCAGGTCAGGTAGAACAGAGGAAGCAATTAAGAAGTTGGATGAGCTTACCGAGAAGGGGCTGGTGCCAGATGAGACTACATACAATACTATAATTCATGGATTCTGTAAAGAGGATGATTTGGAGCAAGCTTTCCAGTTTCATAATAAGATGGTGGAGAAATCATTCAAACCAAATGTAGTTACATGTAGCATTCTTATGAATGGTTTGTGTAATGATGCTAAGGTTGATAAGGCTCTTAATTTGTTCAAGGCGTGGGTTTCAAAGGGGGAGGTAGTGGATGTAATTACATATAATACTCTGATAAAAGGACTTTGCAAGGAGGGTAAAGTTGACGCTGCATTGGAACTTTTTGGTGACATGGAGGATAAGGGTCTGAAACCTGATGCCTATTCCTACAGTTTAATCCAAAGCGCACTGTCTGAGGCAGGAAGATCAGAAGAAGTACAGAACATGCAGTCTAAGATGGTTGAGATGGGAAAATTGACTGAGCAGTTGACTTTGCCATGGTCATCCGAAATCCCAACTTTATCAGAGACAAACACAGAACAAAAGGAGTTGTCTGATGCTTCAAAGGTGAATTCAGAAGATATTAGCTCCTCCACCTACTCGGAACGCATTAATGAGCTATGCAACAGTGGGGAGTTCAAAGAAGCTAAGCTTGTTCTAGAAGAGATGACCAAGAAAGGTGTACCTGTTGATAATTCAGTTTATGTCACTTTGATGGATGGATTTATTAAGCAGCAGAAGAGAATTACCAAATGTCCTGGATAA